From a single Desulfuribacillus alkaliarsenatis genomic region:
- a CDS encoding amino acid ABC transporter ATP-binding protein: MIEIKDLYKWYGDVKVLKGVDLTVKESEVVVIIGASGSGKSTLLRCVNFLERPQKGTITIDGKTINPKGKDLHLLRQEVGMVFQHFNLFPHMTVLGNVMEGLTQVKKIPRSEAEQEARAMLDKVGLLDKADVYPSVISGGQKQRVAIARALAMHPKVMLFDEPTSALDPELVGGVLQVMKDLAIEGMTMMVVTHEMGFAREVADRVVYVDEGIIVEEGTPEQIFNNPQHERTKEFLSQIF; this comes from the coding sequence ATGATAGAAATAAAAGATTTATATAAATGGTATGGTGATGTCAAAGTTTTAAAGGGTGTCGACCTTACAGTTAAAGAGAGTGAAGTTGTCGTTATTATAGGAGCCAGTGGATCAGGGAAAAGCACATTGCTACGTTGCGTCAACTTTCTAGAGCGTCCGCAAAAAGGCACAATAACTATAGATGGCAAAACAATTAATCCTAAGGGCAAAGATTTACACCTGCTTCGGCAGGAAGTCGGGATGGTATTCCAGCACTTTAATCTCTTTCCTCATATGACCGTGCTAGGTAATGTCATGGAGGGCCTGACCCAAGTAAAGAAAATACCGCGGTCTGAGGCAGAACAAGAAGCGAGAGCAATGCTAGATAAGGTAGGCCTCTTAGATAAAGCAGATGTGTATCCTTCTGTTATCTCAGGTGGACAGAAACAGCGTGTCGCGATTGCTAGGGCACTAGCCATGCACCCAAAGGTAATGCTGTTTGATGAGCCTACGTCAGCATTAGATCCGGAGCTTGTTGGCGGTGTACTGCAGGTTATGAAAGACTTAGCCATCGAAGGAATGACGATGATGGTCGTAACCCATGAAATGGGTTTTGCTAGGGAGGTTGCTGATCGGGTAGTCTATGTTGATGAAGGAATTATAGTAGAGGAAGGTACACCTGAGCAAATATTTAACAATCCACAGCACGAACGTACAAAAGAGTTCTTGAGCCAAATATTCTAA
- a CDS encoding LemA family protein yields MSSTATIALIIIIVFIGTVIAFLYNQFVALRQRVHNAWAQIDVELKRRYNLVPNLVETVKAYASHERETLENVTKARTNALAADDINEQAGAENMLASTLKTLFAVAENYPDLKADENFRKLQQELINTESKISFARQFYNDTVQKYNTKIEMFPHNLLAGLFQFQSAQYFNISEDSGARQVVNVNLDR; encoded by the coding sequence ATGTCAAGTACAGCAACAATAGCACTAATTATTATCATTGTTTTTATTGGTACAGTAATAGCATTTTTATATAACCAGTTTGTAGCCTTAAGGCAACGTGTACACAATGCTTGGGCTCAAATAGACGTAGAGCTGAAGCGGAGGTACAATCTAGTCCCTAACTTAGTTGAGACAGTTAAGGCCTACGCTAGCCATGAACGAGAAACACTAGAAAATGTCACAAAAGCTAGAACCAACGCTTTAGCGGCAGATGACATAAATGAGCAAGCAGGTGCAGAGAATATGTTAGCAAGCACATTGAAGACTCTGTTTGCTGTTGCAGAGAACTACCCTGATTTAAAGGCTGACGAGAACTTTCGCAAGCTACAGCAGGAGTTAATTAACACAGAAAGTAAAATTAGCTTTGCTCGTCAGTTCTATAACGATACAGTTCAAAAATACAATACAAAGATTGAGATGTTTCCCCATAATCTATTAGCGGGTTTGTTCCAGTTTCAATCGGCACAATACTTTAACATAAGCGAAGATAGCGGCGCCCGTCAGGTAGTAAACGTAAATCTTGATAGATAG
- a CDS encoding DUF2207 domain-containing protein, giving the protein MYRYKWLLQLTIIVAIAMFTLLSFAEHAEARSYSFPELNIEAEILEDGSMLVTEERTANFNGSFYGLYQWIYTQPGEEIVDIIVLENGQPYEFNPGTEFGPPGTYLVDSQPESVYIDWSFEATDEQRTFTLQYRVLNVVRVHEDVAELYYQFIGDDWEVGVEQVEINLKLPEGAQENDIRAWGHGPLHGNVTINNTQLVTWDIDRLSARASLTGRVTFPVELVPAATNKTGELALPLILEQEQKWADEANKRREQARVNWILVPIIFITGLVYSIIMWSRHGKAYKASFEGDYYRELPGAYTPAELGCLWRFDNVRAEDFTATIMDLARRGYFSIEETTRDVKGLFRTTEAIDYKLTLHPSKSIKDTDLLDHEQRVLQLLFEDVATDNKTVTFHELETYSEKHDKAFMKFWDAWKKKVQKQARSHRFFEAPSSGNVGKHAIAGVVGFILGIIIMIWQIAIDGQFIAASIALIIASVIYIISLIFHQRRSREGQEQYVKWQAFRRFLQHFSNMDRHDIPSLVVWEHYLVYAIPLGVAKKVIEQLQLVYPNLQQDNYRFGHGWYYYNVHAMNQASLGNNIDNMTTTISQSVQKSISTATSQTSSGSGGGGGFSGGGGGGFSGGGGGGAR; this is encoded by the coding sequence ATGTATAGATATAAATGGTTACTACAGTTAACAATTATAGTTGCGATAGCTATGTTTACTTTGCTAAGTTTTGCTGAGCATGCTGAGGCTCGCTCATATAGCTTTCCTGAGTTAAATATAGAAGCAGAGATATTAGAAGATGGATCTATGCTCGTGACAGAAGAGCGGACTGCTAACTTTAATGGGAGTTTCTATGGTCTTTATCAATGGATATACACGCAGCCTGGTGAAGAAATTGTAGATATCATTGTGTTAGAAAACGGCCAGCCCTATGAATTTAATCCAGGAACCGAATTTGGGCCTCCAGGTACATATTTAGTTGACAGTCAACCTGAGTCCGTCTATATTGATTGGAGTTTTGAGGCGACGGATGAACAACGCACATTCACATTACAATATAGAGTGCTTAATGTTGTTAGGGTTCATGAGGATGTGGCTGAGCTCTACTACCAGTTTATTGGAGATGACTGGGAGGTTGGTGTTGAGCAGGTAGAGATTAACCTGAAATTGCCTGAAGGCGCGCAGGAAAACGATATCCGTGCATGGGGACACGGTCCACTTCACGGCAATGTGACAATCAATAATACACAGCTTGTAACGTGGGATATAGATAGATTATCAGCTAGAGCATCTTTAACGGGGAGAGTTACATTCCCAGTTGAACTTGTTCCAGCAGCAACCAACAAGACAGGCGAACTGGCATTACCATTAATTTTAGAGCAGGAGCAAAAATGGGCCGACGAAGCCAATAAGCGAAGAGAGCAAGCTAGGGTGAATTGGATTCTCGTACCAATCATTTTTATAACAGGATTGGTGTACAGCATAATAATGTGGTCTCGTCATGGGAAAGCCTATAAAGCGTCATTTGAGGGAGATTATTACCGTGAGCTTCCTGGTGCATACACACCTGCTGAGCTAGGCTGCTTATGGCGCTTTGATAACGTAAGGGCAGAGGATTTTACAGCTACTATTATGGATTTGGCTCGACGAGGCTACTTTAGTATTGAAGAAACGACTAGGGATGTTAAGGGGCTATTCCGTACAACAGAGGCAATTGATTACAAGCTAACATTACACCCCTCTAAATCAATAAAAGATACTGATTTACTTGACCATGAACAGAGGGTGCTACAGCTATTATTCGAAGATGTAGCAACGGATAATAAAACAGTCACCTTTCATGAGCTAGAAACCTATTCGGAAAAGCATGATAAAGCGTTCATGAAGTTTTGGGATGCATGGAAAAAGAAAGTTCAAAAACAGGCGAGAAGCCACCGTTTTTTCGAAGCGCCTTCTTCAGGTAATGTAGGAAAGCACGCAATTGCTGGAGTGGTTGGCTTTATATTAGGTATTATAATAATGATTTGGCAGATAGCTATAGACGGTCAGTTCATTGCTGCTTCTATAGCACTAATAATCGCAAGTGTTATTTATATTATAAGCTTAATCTTTCACCAACGCAGGTCGCGTGAAGGGCAGGAGCAGTATGTGAAATGGCAAGCCTTTAGACGATTTTTGCAGCATTTTTCAAATATGGATCGTCATGACATTCCATCATTGGTGGTTTGGGAGCATTATTTAGTGTATGCGATTCCACTCGGTGTCGCTAAGAAGGTTATTGAGCAACTACAGCTTGTTTACCCGAATTTACAGCAAGACAACTACCGCTTCGGGCATGGCTGGTACTACTACAACGTACATGCAATGAATCAGGCAAGTCTAGGTAACAACATCGACAATATGACTACCACCATAAGTCAAAGTGTCCAGAAATCCATCAGCACAGCTACGAGTCAAACGTCTTCGGGCTCCGGAGGCGGCGGCGGATTCTCTGGCGGTGGAGGCGGAGGCTTTAGTGGTGGAGGCGGCGGCGGAGCTCGCTAG